The DNA region ATCTGGTGGGGCGGTCCTGCGGGGCCCACGCCCTGTCATCGGGCACCCGTGCCCGGGCGCGGAGCGCCCGGTGCCGGCATCGGCCGAACGGGATCAGCCCGCCGGAACTCCCGTATCCGGCAGGGACCGTCGTCCCCGGGGCAGGTCCAGCTCGAACCACACCACCTTGCCTCCGGAGACATCGGCTGCGCCCCACCGCTGTGCCAGTGCGTTGACGACGTGCATCCCACGGCCGGTTTCGTCGGTAAGCCGTGCCCTGCGCCGCCGGGGCAGTTGCGCCGAGTCGTCGCCGACCTCGCAGCGCAGCGAATCGGTCCGCAACAGCCGCAGGCTCACGGGCCGTTCCGCGTACCGCACGGCGTTCGTCACGATCTCGCTCACCAGGAGCTCCGCCGAGTCCGCGAGTTCCTCCAGACCCCAGCCGGCAAGCGTCCTCCGTACGAGCCGCCGGGCCCGCCCCGGGGCCTCGTGCACCGGTTCCAGGAACCAGTGCGCCACGTCACTCGGCGCGATCCCGTCGAACCGCGTCGCGAGAATCACGATGTCGTCGTCCCGGTCGCCCGGGCCGAGCATGCCCAGCACATCGTCGCAGAGGGCCTCCAGCGACGGCGCGCGGTCCGGCCCGGTCAGCCGTGCAGTGGCGGCCACCCGTTCCCTGAGCTGCTCGATGCCCAACCAGACATCCCGCATCCGCGACTCGACCAGTCCGTCCGTGTAGAGAAGCAGCGTCGCGCCCGTGGGCGCGTCCAGCTCCACGGCCTCGAAGTCGACACCGCCCACCCCGATCGGGGCGCCCGGGGGCACCCTCAGCACCTCTGTCCGGCCGCCGGGATGCAGGAGTACGGGCGGCGGGTGGCCCGCGTTGGCGATGGTGATCGTGTGCGCGACCGGGTCGTACACCGCGCACTGGCAGGTCGCCATCCGGTCGTCCCCCAGCCGTCGTGCCTGCTCGTCGAGCCTTCGCAGCACCTCATGGGGCGGCAGGTCGAGGCCGACGAGGGTCTGCGCGGTGGTGTGCAGCTGACCCATGATCGCCGCGGACGTCATGGAGTGGCCCATGACGTCGCCGACGACCAGGGCGACCCTGCTCCCGGGCAGCGGGATCGCGTCGTACCAGTCGCCGCCGATCCGGGCCGTATCGGCGGCGGGCAGGTACCGGGAGGCGAGCTTCACGCCGGGCGGCTGCGGAAGGGACCG from Streptomyces sp. NBC_01591 includes:
- a CDS encoding ATP-binding SpoIIE family protein phosphatase codes for the protein MGWRETRNAEKEHGGTVIPGQPVRSGTGYGPQSAPGDGGLFRTTPNNPATSTDGPGSEVELRRADDSMRFVGAATRRIARGMDLDEIVLGLCRATVPSFSDEIFVYLRDPLPVGDERPVSPFMLRLRRNDRLRPADERDGLFAPDADPAVLREVHPGGGLAEVLRGVRPVFGGSAAGRDALPWLLGTDHPLPDGHRAILAPLRGRRRVIGVAVFLRGYERPGFDPNDLLVAAQLVTHTAISLDKAVLYGREAYIAGELQRAMLPRSLPQPPGVKLASRYLPAADTARIGGDWYDAIPLPGSRVALVVGDVMGHSMTSAAIMGQLHTTAQTLVGLDLPPHEVLRRLDEQARRLGDDRMATCQCAVYDPVAHTITIANAGHPPPVLLHPGGRTEVLRVPPGAPIGVGGVDFEAVELDAPTGATLLLYTDGLVESRMRDVWLGIEQLRERVAATARLTGPDRAPSLEALCDDVLGMLGPGDRDDDIVILATRFDGIAPSDVAHWFLEPVHEAPGRARRLVRRTLAGWGLEELADSAELLVSEIVTNAVRYAERPVSLRLLRTDSLRCEVGDDSAQLPRRRRARLTDETGRGMHVVNALAQRWGAADVSGGKVVWFELDLPRGRRSLPDTGVPAG